One part of the Tenacibaculum sp. 190130A14a genome encodes these proteins:
- a CDS encoding phosphoribosylanthranilate isomerase, whose translation MKYVENIQQVAELTPDYLGFIFYDRSPRNFEGIIPELPKSIKKVGVFVNEYIEIAVSLIQEYQLDAVQLHGDESVEYIQKLKEAFQTAEEELITQLKKKRKPRNVEVIKVFGVKDEFDFTVLKPYETEVDYFLFDTKGKERGGNGITFNWKVLENYNSETPLFLSGGIGLKEIPEIQKIVNSNLPIHALDVNSKFETKPGVKSVKDLAKFKKELFTN comes from the coding sequence ATGAAATATGTAGAGAATATTCAGCAAGTAGCTGAATTAACACCTGATTATTTAGGGTTTATTTTCTATGATAGATCTCCAAGAAATTTTGAAGGAATTATTCCAGAGCTACCAAAAAGTATAAAAAAAGTGGGCGTTTTTGTGAATGAGTATATAGAAATAGCAGTCTCATTAATTCAAGAATACCAATTAGATGCAGTACAATTGCATGGTGATGAAAGTGTCGAATATATTCAAAAGCTAAAAGAAGCTTTTCAAACAGCGGAGGAAGAGTTGATAACACAACTAAAAAAGAAACGCAAACCCAGAAATGTTGAGGTTATTAAGGTTTTTGGAGTAAAAGATGAGTTTGATTTTACAGTATTAAAACCATATGAAACGGAGGTAGATTATTTTTTGTTTGATACAAAGGGAAAAGAAAGAGGAGGTAATGGAATTACCTTTAACTGGAAGGTCTTGGAAAATTATAATTCAGAAACTCCTTTGTTTTTAAGTGGAGGTATTGGTTTAAAGGAGATACCAGAAATACAAAAAATAGTGAACTCAAATTTACCAATACACGCGTTGGATGTAAACAGTAAATTCGAAACAAAACCAGGTGTAAAATCGGTAAAAGATTTGGCAAAGTTTAAAAAGGAACTTTTTACTAATTAA